ACTTgatgttagatacatccatttgagagaaAGCTTTTTCGGACGGGGGGAGTATTTGAGAGGGGGAATGAGAGTTTAAAGCAAGGAGTTGTATTGAGATTAGACATGAGATAAGTCGTTTTATCCCAATCCTCTGTTTGGTGCATGATAGGAATTATTATGTTTGACAATTTGCGAAGAAATTGTACTCCCTTATTTGGTTCATGAGAATTGACAAGGGACTAGACAAGAGAAATTAGGATGAAGGGTTACAATTGACTCACTAAAACAATTCCCTTTCAGCACACTCCCTCGCCTGTTAGTTGGAGTCTCAAGTCTTATGCATATTCCCTTGTGAATTCTCAATCCCTCCAGCCAAACAATAGATTTGAAGTTCCCCTAGCTCTAATTACCCCCAACCAAACACACGGcaagaaaatactccctccgtcaaaGCGTAGTATCAAAAACGCTTCTATattatggaacgaagggagtagatggTAATAAATTTTAATACTAGGAGTATTTCAATTCCCTGGTACCAAAAGAAATTCAGATGAGACAATGATAAAATTTCACAATCTATATATACTATGTCACACACAAAGGCCAAATATAATCCTAGAAGTAGCAGATTTGAAAATATTTCTATTGCACATAATATCATGTATCAAGCACCAAACACCAAGGAACTGCTTGGTATTGAAATCATGTATCTTGTACCAGGGAACTGTTTTGTCCATCACATGAGTTTGTCGAAATAAATACGACAAAACTGTCCTCTTGCTAAGGTAGTTAACAGTACAGGAGTACATGGTGAAACGAGTGAATTCAGATGAGCTTCTTCTTCTGGAAGAAGCCTTGCAAATGCCATAGCTGCAGAGCGGAGACCACAACGCACACGCCCAGTGACAAGATGCTGAACCAGGCAACCCTGGAATTCGTTTTCTCGCTCACTTCCCGCATCTCCGCTTCCCTGCATAAACACATCAAGATCACGCATTATGCTATGCATTGCCAGTTCCAAATATTATATTGTAGTAAAGATAAGTAAAGCTAGTAGGTTTGCTTGTCCATATCCCAAGAACTGTAAGACCACCTAAGAACTTCAAATAGCAGCTCAATCTACAGCCCAAGACAGATGAGACCCGTAGGTTCTGTTTCACAAATCACAATGCTGTAGTTTCATAGTCACCAACTTTTATATGTAACAGTTAGTTCAAAGTATATTTATATTTAGCCTATATAAAAACATCCAACTGGAAATAGTACAGACTACAGACTCCCCTACCTAAATAGACTGGTGCAACGTAGCACAACGACCACAATCTGTTGTCTGGCTATTAAAACACACACAAAAAGTAGAATAGATAACTTGCCTTGCTTTGAGATATAATAAGTTATGATGAATGGATTCCACTGCAGCTTCAAGTTTCGCGAGCTCTAATTCAACACCCTGAACACAGAAATTTCAGATTAAAATAATCAGGAACAAAAAACAATGCATTACATTGAAGTATAGTGCCATTTGGACTAGGTGTATTTAAATAATTGGCACACCTCAATCTTCTCCTTCTTGGCAACAGAGTCCCAGTCCTTTGTCGCAATCCCTATCTTCCAATCAAGATTTAGAGATACTCCTGATCCTTTCTCTGCGCTGTCTAGCCAGAAGCAAGCAAGGTAGTTTCCAGCTTCTGAAGTTGTAAATGCAAACTGGCCCACTGTGGCATTTTCTTTGTGATGTACAGTATTGCCATATGGTGAGGTAACCTACACAAACATGTACAATACAAATGAGTAAGCAAGAAAAAAAATTGTCTTCAGAAATCATCATTTCTAAAAAAATCTTCCATAAGACTAACTGATATATGGACATGCTATGCTAATTATGTGTGTGAACATTAGCAAAAAAAGTCACCATATTCATACACACTCAGCATGCCAAAGCACCATTTAGCCACCACAAAAGTTTTACAGAAGAAAACATAGGCACCGCAAAAGTACAATACAAATCCATGTGTTGCTTGCAGAATTCTTGGACATATGAACGACAGAGTTGTGAACATGTGGCTAATCCCAGTTACTTACTGGTACTTTTCCAGTTATGAGCTACAATACACATGTATCATCGAATCTCTGGTTCCCTGGATTGCGCAACACACATCATGAGTCTGAAATCTGAAGTTCTCATTATCTACAACAGGATGGGTGAGAAGTGGGACCTTATGTCATATCCCTGTATGTTCATCCGTCTGCCCACATGCAAACATGATTGCATCTTACCAGAATCTCATCAGCCCATCCATAGCGGTGATAATGAATAACAATCCATCCCTCGCTTGTTTTCTTAACCCCAATCATCTTTTATTAGTCTCAGTACCTACGACCATGCTATTCTAATAATAGGTGCCAGGTGCCCAAAGAGTCCTGCAGCTGCAGGTCACGTTACTTGGGATATTGCTACATGCATAGAAATTATCAGTCCACAGCATGTTGCCCCGATGTGAAGCAACTAGGAAGTGGCACTTTGGGTCAATTCGCATCAAGTCCACCATGTCTAGCTCAACGGTTCAAACCTCAGCTGCTTCCTCCAGAACAAAGCACTGGAGCATATGAGCAGATTCATGACAAACTACTGGAGTACTGGATTAACATCATTTAACCTTACCATAATCCACATAGCACAGACCCTGTGCACCAACTTACACTAAATGTAAAACTTTTGCCTGTTGACTTCTCTAGGAGATGTTAACTTAAGCTGGTCAGTTTTCTCTTctaaaaatgcccaaattcaattgCCACGGAGGCTCTAATTTTGACTCAAAAAGTTCAATCCACCAACTAAACTTAACACAAATAATTAAAACAAGCTAGTATCTATCGCCCCCAAAGTCGCCTGCACCTGGATCCCAACACGCGAGAGTTCACCGGTCTAGATCAAGATCAAACCACTGGAACAAGAAAGCAAACATGCGAAGACGAAGGGAGGGGATCGCGCCGCGCTTACCTTGACGGCGACGGTGGGGTGGGCGGTGGCGTGGGCCTCGTACATGAGCATGTAGTCCGCGACCACCACCACGTTGGGCTGGATCTCCTCGGAGACGCACTTGGTCCCCGAGGGCGGCAGGTCGAGCCACACCGCCTCCGAGCCCAGCATCATCAGCGCCGCCACAAGCGCCCCCACCACCAGCGCCGGCCGGGTCGCCGCTCCCGCTGCCGCCGTCATCTGCTCCGATCTGGGCGACCCTGTCTGTCCGAGTCTCCGGTTGGGGAAATTGTGTGGAGCTTGGAGTAGCGTTGGACGGTAGTAATGGCGTGGCGTTGGCCCGGGGGAGGGTCTTTTTGGAATTATGTACTCCGTTTGGGTGCACGCGAAGAAATTCCTTACCCACGCGCGACGTGCTGCTTTTTTTTGGCCCAAGGAGCGCCGGTTTCTACTGTTTTCGCCGAAGGCACAGCTAGTGGGCTGGACCATCTGTATCGCCTGTAATGGGCTCGGAAGGCTCGCTCTCGTTTTGTGAATAACCGGTTTTTTCTTCTTTTGGGGGCAGgtttttgttcatttttttagttttaaattttaactttaaaaatccatgaacttttaaaAACAAtcctgaacatttttaaaatcGGTGAAAC
This portion of the Triticum dicoccoides isolate Atlit2015 ecotype Zavitan chromosome 7A, WEW_v2.0, whole genome shotgun sequence genome encodes:
- the LOC119329597 gene encoding transmembrane emp24 domain-containing protein p24delta3-like, producing the protein MTAAAGAATRPALVVGALVAALMMLGSEAVWLDLPPSGTKCVSEEIQPNVVVVADYMLMYEAHATAHPTVAVKVTSPYGNTVHHKENATVGQFAFTTSEAGNYLACFWLDSAEKGSGVSLNLDWKIGIATKDWDSVAKKEKIEGVELELAKLEAAVESIHHNLLYLKAREAEMREVSEKTNSRVAWFSILSLGVCVVVSALQLWHLQGFFQKKKLI